The Apium graveolens cultivar Ventura chromosome 3, ASM990537v1, whole genome shotgun sequence sequence CAGGGAACATAAGCTCTTCGGCATTGAAATTAACTACCAGCTACACGGGAAATATTTATGGATTCATAAAACatatctttctttctttttaaGATCTTTCACCCTGTCACATTACATTTTACTTCTATATTCGGATTAGTTAGCTCACTGTTTAAAGAAGAAAGGAGAATAATTTAAAAGAATTGGACAAGAAAATTGAAGGTATACAACTTTTCTTACTGCTTTACCATTATTATTCTCGAGATGAATTAATTTACAAGTAAAGTAATTGTACTTCGTGTATCCATTATACATGAACAGAGGTAGAGGTGGGAATGGAGAGTTAAGGAAGATATCCCTGTATGCTGTATATAAGCCCCTGGTATAATTTAAGTTAGCCAGACCACCAAACCAGATTATAGTTGCGATTCAGTTGACAGCCTATTATCTTGTTTCTCAATGAGCACACATCTTGAAGGTGGGCCGAACATGCTCAAAAATACCTGCAAACAATGCAGAAGTGGTATAAGGCTGATGCAGAATGTTCACGAAGATTAACTTCAAAGTCCAATAACATCCACAACTACACATAAATAGATCACTAAAGCTACAAATACTAGATATGCAAAACCCTAAATGATAATCTTAACACAAAGAGGAAGATATGGAGTTCTTATAACAAAAAGATCGCCAAGGGGCTTATGTTAAAGAGAACTTACTGGCAAAAATACTAGTCCGTGCAAGAAGCCGAGGACAACTAGGGCCAAATACATTTGGAAGTAATAAACCTGCAAATTAATTAGGAAATTAATATACAATAGAATTGGCTTACAAGTAATGAACAGTCTTGGGATTGATCATATACCACAAAAATTTCTGTCCTCGAGAAACAAAGAACAATTACCCCAACCAACTTGGTGAGCGTTATGCCACTGCAAAGGTGCACACACACAGTCATAAATAAATCTCTACAAGAAAGCAAGTACCCCCGACATTGACTACCTATAAATTGCAAGTCCAGAAAGTAATCGCTAAAGTTCACTTTATAGATCTAACAACATTTCTGTCATCCTCCattccaaataaaattttggcATAAAGTATACTACAGGTACAGGAATCTAATATAAGTGGTCATTTTTTAACAAGTAAATGAACTCTTTTCAGATCGGATCAGCTATAAGTTGTTTGTTTGATCAGATATATAGCTGAGTAAATGTTAGTGGAATAGACAAAGTTCCTATCTGAACAATATAATAGTATGACTGACTATTTTTTTCACATTTTTTTTGGCTAATCTTGTTTGATATTGTCGAATAGACTGATTCACATATCACAAAGTTTATAACAGTTTCTTGTTTTTTACTTAAATGATGCATTTTTTTTATACAAGTACATTATTTTAAACAAGTATGTGCCGTCTATATAGCATTACAAGTGATGAAACTTAAATTAGGTTAAGTACTCATTACCACTACACACACACAACACGCGcgttttattaaattatattctTGAAAAACCTTATGCTAGGGCTGGTAACCTGGTACAGTTGACGGGTGCCAATTTTGAGGCCTAACAACCCTAATAAGTAATCTCTATTATGTTTTTCTTTAATTATATATGTATTCTTTTAATTGGGTTGTGTATCAGTGATGGTTGATGGGGGTGTTTTCACATAAGGGTGCATGGGGCAACATAATCCCCCCTCACCCCTCCTCCCCCCTAAATGTACGTACTTTTTCTATAAAATCTTGGTTACAAAAGATTATAGCATCTAGATTGACGGTTTATGCACTTATCATTTACCAAGGATGATTCAAATATAAAAAATGGCCCCAGGTTAATTTATGGTGTATGTTTTATTGAAAGCAAAATATAAGTCTGccttcatttcattataatatcAAGCATAATTAAGAATACATGCATTTAGTAGGTACATATACCTAAAAACAGAAGCTCCCATTGTACCCAGGGCCTCCGCTGCACGTTGATTCCTATCTCCACTGCTCACCTGAGAAGAGGTACTTGAGTATGTTATGATATGTATTACTGTTAACATCTACATTAACGCTAGTGTTGCATTATGTATCTTGCTTTAAAAGGGAAATTGAATTCAAAAATATTTCCGGTATAGCACTAAGAACCTCTGCGACACTCTAAAGAATCAAATTCCAGCTAAACAAAGATACATTGTCTAACAGAGAATCTGACTTTTCAATAATTTAAAAGATTAAAATCTGCTTCTTCCAAGATGACAGTTCTTTTACTCCTACTTGTACTATTGCAATCTTGCAGAGTGTACTGACTTAAGTAATTTCTCCGTTACTATTTGCTTGGTCATCACAACTTTGCAGTCACACAAATCTTAACTATAAAAAATTATCTCCTTCAACAATTCTACTGTGGCATCCCGAACAAACCAAGAGACAAAGGAAGCGAAAAAACATATTAAGCAAGAATACAAAATTGAATTAAAGGTAGCAGAAGGCATGTACCAGGAAAGCATGTGTTAAATGCACACAAAACTCAACGGCAATACCCACTGCCATCACAAGATTGACAACAGAGACTGCATTCAGTTGGATGTTCAAAATTGCCATGACCCCCTGTACCAAGTATCACTTTGTCACCAGAAGCATTAAACAACTTAAACAAGTTGAATTAAAGCATGAGAGCCACTATTTTCATTAATATGAACTGTCATTGATAATTCAGAAACATACCATGAGATCCACCACAATCATTGTCAATACAAGTATTATTATACCTGAGCTCCAAAAACTACATGTAATTAAAAAAAGCAACTAAATAAATGTTTAAATATGCATTTTTAAATATGCATTTTTAAGAAAATCCACAATATCTGCGGAGAAGGCGTAAGAACCTAAATGTGACAGCTAAGCAAACAATAAATACCGCACCTGTTAAGACATCAAAGAGGATTGGTCAGAATCCAGTGGATGGTGGTATCTGCCAACACATCATGCATGCTATACAGTTGCACTAGTATCATGCTAATAATAAATTTTGGTGTAGGAGTAAGATCACTAACCAATAGCTATTGCCAGATTAATTAAGGCTGTCTTCCATATATCAAGATATTGCTCAAAAAACATATAGAATACGGAATATGGAAATAGCTCAATCTGCAAAAAAACATAAGCCAATAAGGTAAGCATGAAACGTATATGTGCAATATCTACCTAAGAGAAGGCACTTGCTGTCTTTCCATGCGTCTATATTAACTTAAAGTTACATAATTTCACACACCGGCCAATATCTGAGTGAAATTTTTATTTATGTAGACACTGTTGAGTGTAATACTACCTTCAAAGAGTCAGATATCCTTGAAGAAAATTTCCTTGCAGCCCTTAATGAGTTGACATAGTCAATCTAATATATGAAAACAAGAGGACCAAAAATAAGCATGGTTTAAGTAGAGCTTAAGGTGATTATATATAACTGATTGAGTTATAACAAGCATGACCTACTTGTTTGTTCAGCGGCGTATGGTATGTACGAAAAGCTGATGCTTGAATTACACCCTCCTCATAATCTGACAACATATTTTAAGCATTAACATTAAAAGAAAAAGTCATTTCTAAACTAAATACAATCACCATAAGGAACCCACATAAACTAACTGAAAGATATAGAGCTTTAGAAAATCTCGCTAACCTTTGAGTTCAACACTGGTAGTGTAGGCCCCATGACCACCTTTTGCACAGTCCGCCGAAGGAAGAGCACTGAGGAACCACGGAAGCTTCTCTTTAAATTGTATAGTAGATGGACGATCCTTTTGCAACTCTGAGTGACGGAAACACTGAATAATTCCAAATCAATTCTAACTGGTTAGAAAACAGAAGTTGATTGAAGCAAGCAAATTAGTAAGATCACGTATATTTAGAAATTTACCGTAGTACAGTCATTGCAAAACCCGTTTGCACTACAAGAGCCATCAGATGATGAGCAGCAAGGAGGCTGAAAGGAATCACCAAAAAGTTATAGCTAATTGGTGAATGTTTCCGGATATTAATTGTATAATAAAGATGAAAAACAATATGCATAATGATATATTGATTATAGAAACACCACAATGCATTAGATTGTCAATATTAATAATAATCATAACTATTACATAACACAAATGTTGACATTGTACTTTTTATCAAACTAAACTTCTAACATCAAACTTCTCATAATGCCTTTGTTTGGGGAAAATTGGCCTATATAACTTGTTCTAACACCAAACTTCTGAAGAATGACTCTGTTGAAATCCGTCTTTGTTACAGTTGTTTATCCGTTACCTGACGCATTCACACAGCTCAAATGTACGAAAACCAACACCAGATACCCCAATTACGGGTATTTGtaaaattttacaaaaaataattacttaaaaaGGTTATTTACATTTTAACCCTAATAGTGTATGCATTTGTACACATAAACCCTCGGAGCTTAGAAACGTGCCTCCGTACCTCGATGTTTGTCGAGGGTACATATCGGCCCCTTTTTCATTTGTACTCTGAAAATACCCTCATATCATCATTGTCGAATACCTTAATCTGTGGTTTGGTTTAGTGATTTTAAATGTACATATCACTGATTAAACTTGTAACTGAAACAAAAGCATCTAGCCACCAATTATTATTAAGTCACAAAATAAATGCACAATTGCACATCACTCTTACACACACCCATATGCACATGTTTTTATAAATGTATATTTGAAAAATCGAATTACAATTTCATTACACTTCATTTTAAACATTACCCGGTCAAATCAAGCCATTATATTGATTTAATTGATAAAAAAAACATGAACTCTAACGAGAAATTAGACTGATTAATGGTGAAATACATGAATTCTGAGATAACTGAGGTCGAAAATTAAGAAATATGGGAGACGGGAGTCAGGAAGTATACATGAGGGAAGATATATACTCGTAGGGGTATTCTTGGAATAAAAATAGAGAAAGGGCCCGATGTGTACATTTGACAAAAATTGAGGGCCGCAATGTTCTTATACTTTCAGGATTTATGGGCACAAACATTGAGGGCAGAAGGTCCCTAAAATAACCCTTATTCAAATATACATGTCATGACTAGTGGAAATTTTCCCGCCACAAGGAGGTACCATAAGAATGCATAACAACTGACCTGATCATCGGGTGGACAATAACTTCCGTTTGTGAACTTCCTGCAGCAACCAAAAGCTTCTGGAGACATCCAAACGAGAAAATCATCAAGCCACGAAGAAGCAGGTTTCGCTATGTAACTTGAATCTGGTTCCAAAGATGCTTTAGAAATCTGCAAAACAGAAAATTCAAATTTCTAGCACTGCAGAGATGCATAGTAATAGTTTAGCAATTATAGACTGGGACAATAGATAGACATTCATCTGAATGTCAATATCTTGAATAATTAATTTCTGAGAATTACATATTTATTTCCCACAAAGATGAttgttataaaaaaaattattaagatTTTTTTAATTCACGAAGTCAATTTACTTTTTGTTCGGTCTGTTACGGATTAACAAGAGAGCGTGAACAAGCAAGAGCTAGTTTATACTAAATCACATCGCAATATTAACAAGGACCTCACCCAGTTTTAAGACTTTATCCCTACTCCTGCCTCCTGAGTAGTAGAGAGACTTTATCACTTTAATAACAAGCAATACATGGAAGTTCTTATCGCAATCTTTCTGCAAAAATTTATCTTTGATTGGAAGTCACTTTTCATAACATCTTAAACAGTCTTTATATTTGTATGAAGTTCTGATGAAGATGAACTATGCAATACTTGTATTCAGTGATGTGGGCGTACTAGCACATCCTTTGTTTGCGGAATATGGAATACAACATCCAGTAATCTATACCTATCGCATGTTCCTTATCGTGAATAACAAGAGAGAGACACCTATTGAACTGCTTTACTGGGTTGGATGATTTCCAAGCAGATATAAAAGAGACTTGCATATGTCCCCGCCTTTGTTATTTGTCGTAACATATGTCCCCTCCTTAATTATATTGTTCAGACTTAAAACATAAATAAAGTTTGtgttttatatttatttgattggTTAACACAGATCTGTATTTCAGGTAAGTAATATCCTTAAATTTATCAGAATTGTTTAGTTTCCCTTGTTTATTTTATCTATTAAATTCCTTCTCGTATAACTGTAATCTACTCATTCGTTTTAAAAAAAAgaattcttaaaaaatatttataacaGTATACATACTAGGTGTTTGGATCTTCAAAGAGAGAGAAAGACAGGGGGGAGAGGAGTGAGGGAGGGAGGGAGCGGGAGGTAGAGGGGAATGCAGATGGACGGGAGAGAGAGGGGGGGTGTTTAGATGATGTCCCTGCCTCGATTTCATTGTTCAAACTTACAAAAGATTTGTCTGTTCAATCTACTCATTCGTTTTGGAAAGACGAATTCCTTTCAAAACAATATTGTACTGGGTGTCTGACTCTTCTTCTTTCTGGCTCATTTAAATGCATGGGCAAACTGTTTTTTAGGTTGACAATTTCTCATGTATTTTGATATAAAAGTAGTTTGAGTTCTACCACTCGGTGGTGGACTGCTACATTATATTTCATtttatgtacatatatatattcaacAAAAACGATGGATATAGATTATGTagatataatataatacaagcttTGTACCATAAACATAGATATGGCTGGCTAAGATACATATATTGTTTGCGCACAGATCCACCTTGGTAATTTAAGAGTTACCCAATTTCATAAGTTCTACCTTGATGAATAAGCTTAAATCAAACAATTCACTTATATGTTAGTTGGGCACATTTCTTATTCCGCAATATAACCTTCTTATGAGATAAACAATGCATCATTCTGAAGCTTTAAACAAATACACAAACACATTTAGCATGCATAGATCAATTGAAATTAAATCAATATCATACACAACTTTTCAAACTGAAGGTCTGAAGTGTAACAGAAACTCAGCAGTAATACCTCATTTGGAAGAGAATTGGAGTCACAGTTGCTGATGGAGCACAATCGGTtagtttggtttgattttgaACTGTGGAATCAACATATTACCAGCATGACTTttatatttttaagaatatttttaCTGCATGAATTAGAGCCATAACAAATGTTGTAAATATGATACCTATAATTGTAGTTTTTAACAACAAAGTATAATGGTGGGCCAATTCTGAGATACTCCGAAAGATCGTCAAAGTAGTGCTGCATAATTTAATAAGATAAACAGACCACCTCAACAAAATGTCGCATCAATTTAATGTTCTACAAATAGAAGAGAGTAGTGGCATATAACCTGAAGATATGAGTCTCTAGGCAGAACAATTTGTTGCTCCAAACCAGGCTCAATCCGCGTAGATAATGCCTTGTGGATTAatagaaaaaataaattagaaGATGACATGGAAACGGTCGAGATATATACAACTAAAAAATCGAAACTCACAATACTAGCCAGCACAAGAGCAGCAAAAACAGATATAACCGCCAACTTGACTCCCCAAATACCCAGGATGGGTGCATGAACCTCCTAAAAGGAAAACAAGGTTCACTGGTTAATTAACAAGGTGAAAAAATAGCAAACACTAGTATATATTGTATTACCCTAACACTATTAATATAGAGGGAAGGTGCAGACAAACAGAAAGTAAACTACAGTGCAATAGACTAGAATAACGAATCTGTGGATTCTTTTTAAGTTGTTTCAGGGCAAACTAAGACTGTAAGAAACACTCTGGGTTCTGAATTTACAACATTAAAACCTCTGCAGTGACACTTGTGGATGTTTGAAAAAGGGATCACTCAGATATTAATATGAATTTACGTGGGTGAGATGAGGTAAGCCACCCCATCAAGTACTTTAACAGATATTAGTGAAATTCTGAATATCAAGCAGAGATACGGAACCCTATTTACACACCAAGGCCATAACATAGTTTTATTGTAAAGTGGAAATTGATGAGGGTCTTTGACACACATTGTAAGTTGTAACTAATAAGAAACTTAGGAAATCAAGATTCCCATCTTTTTCTTCTCACTTAAAACACAAGATCAAGACAACTGGGCAAATTATCTGTGTTCCGGCCGTTTTCCTTTCTATTTCGTTTATTGTAGAAACTCAGAAACAAACATAAGGATAAAGCTTTATGCATGATCTTGCAGGGAGATTCATATTATTTTGGGAATGAAACTGGCAGAAGCTTAAATTCTATTGGTTCATAGCCGGCTGAGCTCATAACTTAATCTGGTCAAGGATTTGGATTGTTGCCGAATCTAGTGTGAGCTAGTTTCGTAGTACTTCGGTCATTAAAATTCACTACAAGATAGTGTCCTGCAATGTGTCTATAATATTAACGCAACTCCAAGAGTAGTGGTGGTTACTGCTTTTAAGCCACTAGCGGCCTTCTGGAGGATGCCTAGAGGATTCATTCAATTAATAAGCCTAAACCGCTACATTTTGCACTTGTAGAACAAGAAACATAGTCCTTAAGTTAGAACGAGTTGCAGCTTGGAATCaaaatattgcatcattacaTACCGATAAGTTTACCATGTTACACATCAACACGGGTTATTTAAAATGGGGGTATCAAGTGCACTTGAATGTCATTCTAGCAAGTGTACAAGGTATTAACATGTGTGCAAGTGATTACTCTAATATGCTCACATATATTTCGtcaaaaagttaaaacttaaccaTTTGGTAACTCCGCTATTACGGAGAGTAAACTTGTGAAGCAGAGTTTTCAATGTACACCGGAGGATGCCATTTTTATCTCAAGTGTGACTATTTAACCAGGATGTTAACAAACTCAACTACTACCCAGAGGTATGCTGGCATATTTAAGTTGTTATTGTCAAAAACATATCGCAatttaattagaaaaaaaaattattagtaTGTACGCAATTTGCAAGAAATCTGCAATTCTAGCTCTAAAGCATCCCATAACGCGAACAAAGACAATGACCAAAAAGGAAAATGGGTTTCTCAACCGTATCATATGGTTATCTCACTCTCTATTCAACTGTGGTACTAATAGAAAACTTTAGGCCAAAATTCGTCCGAGATCTCACTTTCTATCATATGTAGGTCGTGATTTTCATTACACCTTGCAGTATTGTAATAAAAGCATTGTTGCCGAACTAGCATACGAGTCTTGTAAAAATGTGTCTAGTCGAACTTGTTTGACACAGGATGATATACTATCACTCTATCAGTTGTAATAATATCACAGTTGTGAACAGaagataaatattatgaatatagGGAAAAATGCTCCTAAGTACGGTACGTACCAAGGGGACTTACCTAAGTAAGTAGTTCATTTTAATGGCATAGTTGTAAAATATGATCAAGTTCTGTAATTACAAAAATGCGCTTCATgtatttttaatgaaaaactCTTCATATCTCACCTAACTTAGATGAGTACGTACTAAGGAGCATTAATCCTATTAATATACACACATGTTTAAATCGACTTTTACCGTTACAAGGGTTAATGAACAGCATTAAAAAATGCAGAAGATTCGTAAATATTAGAAAACACATCCTATCATATTGCTTTACTATAAAGACAACAATGTACTGGATTATTACCTTCATATACCGAGCAAGTAATCCAGGTTTACTTTGATCAATTCCTACAGTTTTTGTGAAGGAAAATTACAGAATCAAAAGCTGGTAGAAAGAAGATTAGATCATAATAAAGAAAGCAGAATATGGATGAATCTTTAAATTTTGTACATACCTTTATCAGATTCAGCATATGAACCAGAAATTTTAAAACAAGGAAAGCAATCAACCCTGTTATCTTCGGCTCTCAAAAAATCTAAAACAATTAAAGCAACAAAAGCAGTAACCTGCAGAAGAAAGTCCAAGAGAACAGCCAATGCTGCAAAGAGCCATGTGAGCTTCTCTTTCAACAAAAATTTAAGACAAAATACTATAGTGATGGAAAACCATAACAAGAGAACCATTTGAATCAGGTTGTTTAATAAATTAAGGGAAACCTTCAAACCTGCAAACATGGAAAACACTCGGCATGCAGGCATTGGAATAAAACTGCCAACTGCGAATGCCAAAACCTCAGACAGACTAGCTAGTGTAATCGATGGTCCAACTTCTACAAGTGCACTACTAATACGCCTTTCCAAAGGCAACTCCAACCGCTGCCTTTTAGCAGCATGAACCAGTATACACATGTTATCTACCCCAACCTAagaaaattaatttatttttaagagGACTGCAAAAGAAACTGTTAAAAAACTTCAAATACGCCAAAACTTGAAACAAAATCAATATATATTCCACTTGTATTGCATTCAAAGTTATCTTTTCTGTTGTATATACAAAAGGTCTTTAACATTCAAAAATAGGTATAAGCTGTATACTGTAAGTGTTTGCTATTATAGCAGTCAACAGATTGCTTTAACAATCTATACTTATAAGACTGTGTAGCGCTTCCATCTGCTCCCTCAGTACTGCTTCATTTGCAACTTAATATACCTTTTAGACTTGTACTTGACTTGTCtgtttatatatttaataatgcTTTCTACTCCAGTACTTAAAACTCGCTGATAAGTAAATTACATTACCCTAAATAGATTATAGAAAGTGGTATGCTTACAGCCAATACAAGGAAAGGTATGACTTCCATGATGATAAGTGTAGATTTTACTCCAACCGCACTAAAGAAACCGACAGAGCCAAGGACAGATAGCATCACAAGTATAACCCCTGAAAAACCAAGCAAGACCTGGAATATGAGCCATATGATTAGAAAGATATCATAAGGCAGCATTTATGATTTAAATGAGATAAAATGATAGCCAAATATATTGCTTCAAagaaatttaagaaaaattaaattttttaaatattgaGGACAATTCTATGCAGAAACAGAAAATGATGTCAGAGATGATAAACTGATTCCAAAAATCCACGAGAAGGTTTTGATATAAGTAATTCTATATCATTCTAGGTTATACATTTTCAAAACAACGACTCGAAAATTGTTGTATCCAATTATCCATCAACAGAAAAAGGATCCTTGAGGAAATACCCAGACCGCATTATAAATAACTTGTCAACCACTACATTAATTAAGCATCTGTAACAAAAATGTGTACTCAAAACTTCCGTGATGAGGTACGGAAATGAAAATAAAAGGGGTCCTTTATTATCATTAGTAAATAGTTAATTTATATATGTAGTCGAGAGATTAGTATATTCACATTTACTTTTTATGCGGGTTAGTAGTTTATATATTAGTAGATTATATAATAAACCCAATTGTTATAGGACCGTGGTCCATTAGGTTATTTAGTTAGGTATTCTATTCGCTATATATAATGATGTAATTCCACATCATTCAGCTTTCATTTTAATTTTTTCTTGGGAATAATATTGATTAATTATTCTTGGGATATTGTGTGACTCTTTGCTTAATCTCTGCTTTAATCTCTTGTCCTACATCAGTACACATACAAAATACATTTTTGACACCATTTTCACTGCCTACTTTATTCCAGATATGACCTACATCACCCTGTAAGTACAGCATACTTAAATCCTAAAACAAGGCCACTTATACAGTAATGACGGTGTCAGAAGTTAAATAGTTTGTGTATTTGATTTGGATAAGCAGAATGCCTACATTCATAATATCGAAAGAAGGCAGGTTATCACATTAAACAGTTATAGAAAGGAAACACACCTTCGATGAAATATAAAAAGATGTGAAACTAGGAGTATCACCGAGAGTCAAGGATATATAGGCAAACATCACAAGATAGCTGATCTGGAAAGTCATGAAGCAGCAAAACAGGAACACAGAAATTAGAATCCACACATCCAaacttataatttatttaaaagaaaTGTATCATCATCAAAGTATAGAATAACAACTTCACAAAGTTATAATGAGTTGTACAGAGAGAGCAAGTCACCAGAATAGTTATAGCATCTGCAGTACTCTCTCTTTTTAATTCCTCTTCAATAGAACTTTCTGATGAAAAGGAAATTGTCAAGTTCTTGGATTGCACCATCGGCAAAAGCTCATCCTGCAATAAATCCTCCGGTCACAATAGTGTGTTCAAAGGAGTGGGAGAGGAGACACTTGGGCAGACAAATATGAAAACATATTCAAAGACCATATACCAAAGAACTTGGCAGCTGTATCAGAAGACTTTATTCCAAACACATTTTACGGAATTTCTCCTTTAAAAAATCATTGCATCCAATATAATCAGATTTCATCTCTATATGTGTGTATAACACTGTAACTGTTAGGGTAGAACATGTTATGGTTTTCTGCACAACTGCACATGCATTGACTTTATAAAACTAACCACTTGCGAGAGATTTTCCCATAAACCGTAATTATCCCCTATCAGTTAGTTTTCTCTAAAACCTAGGAAGCACCGACACCGATACTGCGACACGGGACACGGGGATACGTCAATTATCGAAGTGTCTTGGATACGAGACACGGCaaaaaaagtaataaaaatataaaaaatataagaTTTGTATATGTCAAATATTGAATTACTTCATTCATAATAATAATAGAGTTTCCTTCATAATATTCATTCATAATATTGATAAACTAGTGGAAGATCTATTCTACATTTTCATTCAAATGATCATCTATAAAACAACAGCAGCTATAcgtgttatatatatatatatagatagatgtatgtatatatttgaTTGTATAAAGATAGGGTTCTGTGTTCAGATGAAAGATGAAGAGGGGGTTATAAAAGAGAGAGACACAAAATTAGGATTAATATAAGATGAGTTGGGCTTTTAAAAAAAGATTTCGGGCTTCTTAAAGATGATTTTGGGCTTTTTTAATGGGCTGAGTCGATGGGCCGTGTCGGTCGCGTGTCGAACCCATGTCGGTCGCGTGTCGGTCGCGTGTCAGTTCGCGTGTCGGTTGCCTTTTTCTGTCGACACGCCACATGGCGTGTCGGACACGTATTCAGCCGTGTCGGGCGCGTGTCGCCGTGTCCGCCGTGTCCGACACGGGTACGGCGCCCTTTTTGAAGTGTCCGTGCTTCCTAGTCTAAAACAATTATTACAAATTTCCCCAATTTAATAAAGTTTGTTGGGGTTAGGTCCATAGGCATTTTAGCTAATAACTCAGCAGCGTAACCACAGGAAGGTGGAGGAAAGAACAGAAAGACACTTGATAACCGCATAATGCATAATACATACAAGTACATAGAGCATGCATGGTCATTAAATATATTACATATTCAAAAACTGCAAACCTTTATTAACTGGATGAAAGCCTTTTCCCAAGCTATGGCTTTCTTAGTTTCATTTCCTTTTTTATCAAGCGCATTGTTTACAGGATAAGTAATTATAAATGCAGAAGCCTGCATTGAGATATCATAATAAGGTCAATTTCCAGCTTGGCTATTTCGATAATATTAGGGGATAGAAATTACCTCACTATAATTATTTCCGGAGAAACCCCC is a genomic window containing:
- the LOC141713480 gene encoding uncharacterized protein LOC141713480 codes for the protein MAAMYINFSTLLRVTAICLFQVIFVVFIVNSERPETRSLASSNARGGQRHSVDYCAMYDICGARSDDKVLNCPFGSPAVQPSDLFSSKIQSLCPTITGNVCCTEKQFDTLRAQVQQAVPLLVGCPACLRNFLNLFCELTCSPDQSLFINVTSISKVKNNSTVNGIDFYVDDAFGQGLFESCKDVKFGSMNSRAMEFIGAGAKNFKELYAFLGKQANLNTPGSPYGINFRSDIDDSSAMKLMNTTTYSCSDSSLGCSCGDCASSSVCSNSAPVSSQKTGSCSVRIGPLKARCIEFSLAILYILSVSLLLGWGLFHKKKEKSLASRNKPLVNVTDVGVLHHVNRQKDENVPMQMLEDAPQIRNGVQLSIVQGYMSKFYRRYGKWVARNPVFVLCSSLVVVLLLCLGLIRFEVETRPEKLWVGHRSRALQEKDFFDSHLAPFYRIEQLIIATKPDPEHGKSPKIVTEDNIKLLFELQKKVDAVQANYSGLLVSLTDICLKPLGQDCATQSVLQYFKMDPVIYDGYGDSGIGHVEYCFQQFSSDDNCRSAFKAPLDPSTALGGFSGNNYSEASAFIITYPVNNALDKKGNETKKAIAWEKAFIQLIKDELLPMVQSKNLTISFSSESSIEEELKRESTADAITILISYLVMFAYISLTLGDTPSFTSFYISSKVLLGFSGVILVMLSVLGSVGFFSAVGVKSTLIIMEVIPFLVLAVGVDNMCILVHAAKRQRLELPLERRISSALVEVGPSITLASLSEVLAFAVGSFIPMPACRVFSMFAALAVLLDFLLQVTAFVALIVLDFLRAEDNRVDCFPCFKISGSYAESDKGIDQSKPGLLARYMKEVHAPILGIWGVKLAVISVFAALVLASIALSTRIEPGLEQQIVLPRDSYLQHYFDDLSEYLRIGPPLYFVVKNYNYSSKSNQTNRLCSISNCDSNSLPNEISKASLEPDSSYIAKPASSWLDDFLVWMSPEAFGCCRKFTNGSYCPPDDQPPCCSSSDGSCSANGFCNDCTTCFRHSELQKDRPSTIQFKEKLPWFLSALPSADCAKGGHGAYTTSVELKDYEEGVIQASAFRTYHTPLNKQIDYVNSLRAARKFSSRISDSLKIELFPYSVFYMFFEQYLDIWKTALINLAIAIGAVFIVCLAVTFSFWSSGIIILVLTMIVVDLMGVMAILNIQLNAVSVVNLVMAVGIAVEFCVHLTHAFLVSSGDRNQRAAEALGTMGASVFSGITLTKLVGVIVLCFSRTEIFVVYYFQMYLALVVLGFLHGLVFLPVFLSMFGPPSRCVLIEKQDNRLSTESQL